The Thalassotalea psychrophila genome window below encodes:
- a CDS encoding glycosyltransferase family 2 protein, with product MNKLNITVVIPLYNKAQHICKTLNSVYQQQNPAHEVIVVNDGSTDNSLEVVKTYKTENNLENLIIFDQGNAGVSAARNKGALSANSPFIAFLDADDLWLPLYLTKITSMIHQSPFADVFTCKYQYKLGENNYKDAKIKLTNRQHIDGILVNYFECASKGDLPFVVSSFVIKRSSFKKFGMFPLNEPMGEDQALFSHIAIHGLISYSTDIHVIYNLAAENRACINNIPKSELPFSKRLTETTELIPAIKYNDKHKKAILTFCAAHLCHLAKLNIKAMQFSNARALLADQRCWLKPKHKIGLYLWSMVAQCKNSIQLIFSR from the coding sequence ATGAACAAATTGAATATTACTGTCGTAATTCCGCTTTATAATAAAGCGCAACATATCTGTAAAACATTAAACAGTGTTTATCAGCAGCAAAACCCTGCACATGAAGTGATTGTGGTTAACGATGGATCTACAGATAATAGCTTAGAAGTTGTTAAGACTTATAAAACGGAAAATAACCTGGAAAACTTAATCATTTTTGATCAAGGTAACGCTGGTGTATCTGCAGCAAGAAATAAAGGTGCTTTGTCAGCTAACAGTCCTTTTATTGCCTTTTTAGATGCCGATGATTTGTGGCTGCCATTATATCTGACGAAAATTACAAGCATGATCCATCAATCGCCTTTTGCCGATGTATTTACTTGTAAATACCAGTATAAATTGGGTGAAAACAATTACAAAGATGCAAAAATAAAACTAACCAACCGTCAACACATTGACGGCATATTAGTTAACTATTTCGAATGTGCAAGTAAAGGTGATTTACCTTTTGTGGTTTCTTCTTTTGTTATCAAGCGCAGTTCTTTTAAAAAGTTTGGTATGTTTCCCCTCAATGAACCTATGGGTGAAGACCAAGCCCTGTTTAGCCACATTGCAATTCACGGTTTAATCTCCTACTCAACTGACATTCATGTTATTTATAATTTAGCTGCCGAAAACCGAGCCTGCATTAATAACATCCCAAAAAGTGAATTACCCTTTAGTAAAAGGTTAACTGAAACAACTGAATTGATCCCAGCGATAAAATATAATGATAAGCATAAAAAAGCCATCCTAACCTTTTGCGCTGCGCACTTATGTCATCTAGCCAAACTTAACATTAAAGCAATGCAGTTTAGTAATGCGAGAGCATTATTAGCTGACCAGCGCTGTTGGTTAAAGCCCAAACACAAAATTGGCTTATATTTATGGTCTATGGTGGCGCAATGTAAGAACTCGATTCAATTAATATTTAGCCGATAA
- a CDS encoding GumC family protein codes for MMIISPRDKIRGYIYRLFKKPYLIAGLLGYLSVLAMVFIYLNMPEKYSSEVDLVLPGTGTSSNVKLNEVGEVISQTSTPYGSSSFNPRVNYKEMLTSRSVLERAALIMGISIREFAIPVIKLTEQTSIISIKVNGRTAKEANGKANALYTSLQQELDRLRADEVLRRDASIKVVLTQYQNKLNHARGNIVDFQQNSMVVASIQLEQMVTALSDLNEKHMLVSSELKQLESYIRKLSQNLGVSPSLAGQVFKLQTDAQFSSYLTELDTSIGELTTYSSRWGNNHPKVISAQQRVNQVNSHLKQRSMQMIGIHVSESFNSLDLKKQNNRAQLFADLIDSSAIKEGKQAMLANIEQSIIFVRDKLKIYSREVSELERLEHDFHMAEAIYTSAAARIEASKADIFASYPVIQQLTVASFPQEISSPKMTIALAAGFIGFIFITLFLVAIWQRRNLTNLLLNKS; via the coding sequence ATGATGATTATAAGCCCGAGGGATAAAATTCGCGGCTATATTTATCGTTTATTTAAAAAACCTTATTTAATTGCCGGTTTACTCGGTTACTTATCTGTATTGGCCATGGTCTTTATCTATCTTAATATGCCGGAAAAATATAGTAGTGAAGTGGATCTGGTTCTTCCTGGAACAGGGACTAGCAGCAACGTAAAATTAAATGAAGTTGGTGAAGTTATCTCGCAAACATCTACTCCCTATGGCTCTTCAAGCTTTAACCCTAGGGTTAATTATAAAGAAATGCTAACCAGTCGTTCAGTATTAGAGCGCGCAGCTTTGATTATGGGTATTAGTATCCGCGAATTTGCCATACCGGTTATCAAATTAACCGAACAGACATCTATAATTTCGATAAAAGTGAACGGCCGTACAGCCAAAGAGGCTAATGGCAAAGCGAATGCTTTATATACATCTCTACAACAAGAGCTAGATAGATTACGCGCCGATGAAGTGTTAAGACGAGATGCAAGTATTAAAGTTGTTTTAACTCAATATCAAAACAAGTTAAATCACGCTCGAGGAAATATCGTTGATTTTCAACAAAATTCAATGGTCGTTGCCAGCATTCAGCTTGAGCAAATGGTAACTGCTTTGTCTGATCTAAATGAAAAACACATGCTAGTGTCATCAGAGCTGAAACAACTCGAGAGTTATATTAGAAAGTTGAGTCAAAATTTAGGTGTATCCCCTTCGTTAGCTGGGCAAGTATTCAAATTACAAACTGATGCACAATTTAGTAGCTATTTAACCGAACTCGACACATCTATAGGTGAGTTAACAACCTACTCCTCTCGTTGGGGAAATAACCACCCTAAGGTCATTTCTGCACAACAGCGGGTAAATCAAGTAAATTCTCATTTAAAGCAACGCAGCATGCAAATGATAGGTATTCATGTCAGCGAAAGCTTTAATTCATTAGATTTAAAAAAACAAAATAATCGCGCCCAATTATTTGCTGATTTAATTGATTCAAGTGCAATTAAAGAGGGTAAACAGGCAATGCTCGCCAACATCGAGCAATCAATAATCTTTGTTCGTGACAAGTTAAAAATTTATAGCCGAGAGGTTTCCGAGCTTGAGCGTCTAGAGCATGACTTTCACATGGCTGAAGCAATTTACACCTCTGCTGCAGCACGTATAGAAGCCAGTAAAGCTGATATTTTTGCTTCCTACCCAGTAATTCAACAACTCACCGTGGCATCGTTTCCACAAGAAATAAGCAGCCCTAAAATGACCATTGCTTTGGCCGCTGGTTTCATTGGATTCATATTTATAACTCTATTTTTGGTAGCAATATGGCAACGACGAAACTTAACAAATCTACTGTTGAACAAAAGCTAG
- a CDS encoding NAD(P)-dependent oxidoreductase, with product MKNVAFIGLGVMGYPMAGHLAKAGYQVTVYNRTTTKAVQWAHDFENSFASTPKEAVENADIVFACVGNDDDVREVSYGDDGIFAGLKTEAIYVDHTTASAELARELNEAAIKQGNFFIDAPVSGGQAGAENGLLTVMCGGDETVFAQVQPVMAAYSKFSQLMGEVGNGQIAKMANQICIAGLVQGLSEAFNFAERAGLDADKLVETISKGAAGSWQMENRYKTMFAGEYEFGFAVDWMRKDLSIAFSEAEKYGAELPVTKMVDGFYEQVQQQGGSRYDTSSLISLLKDK from the coding sequence ATGAAAAATGTCGCATTTATAGGGTTAGGAGTTATGGGTTATCCAATGGCTGGCCACTTAGCTAAAGCGGGTTACCAAGTTACTGTTTATAACCGTACTACGACAAAAGCGGTACAATGGGCGCATGATTTTGAAAACTCATTTGCCAGCACCCCAAAAGAAGCGGTTGAAAATGCCGACATAGTGTTTGCCTGTGTAGGTAATGATGATGATGTTCGAGAAGTATCTTATGGTGATGATGGTATCTTTGCCGGCCTTAAAACTGAAGCAATATATGTTGATCACACTACCGCTTCTGCTGAATTAGCTCGAGAGCTGAACGAAGCCGCAATTAAACAAGGTAATTTCTTTATTGATGCGCCAGTTTCAGGTGGTCAAGCAGGCGCTGAAAACGGACTGTTAACGGTGATGTGTGGCGGTGATGAAACTGTGTTTGCACAAGTTCAACCGGTAATGGCTGCATACTCTAAATTTAGCCAACTAATGGGTGAAGTAGGAAATGGTCAAATTGCAAAAATGGCTAACCAAATTTGTATTGCGGGGCTTGTACAAGGCTTAAGTGAAGCATTTAACTTTGCTGAACGTGCAGGACTTGATGCCGATAAACTTGTAGAAACAATTTCTAAAGGCGCTGCAGGTTCGTGGCAAATGGAGAATCGTTACAAAACTATGTTTGCTGGTGAATATGAATTTGGTTTTGCCGTTGACTGGATGCGTAAAGATTTATCAATAGCGTTTTCTGAAGCTGAAAAGTACGGCGCAGAATTACCGGTAACCAAAATGGTTGATGGCTTTTATGAACAAGTACAACAACAGGGCGGTAGCCGCTATGACACCTCTAGCTTGATTTCTTTGCTAAAAGATAAGTGA
- a CDS encoding sugar transferase, whose amino-acid sequence MNNQINIQQHYPFLNEKLVMQYWRNSSVSSRQYVYHKKVKSIRQNVGIPILLQQLIALGLLLLSLPLLLIVALFIYIENPGKVLFCQTRIGENGRHFKFYKFRSMRVNGSNQSHKIDAKLSHRDGICKKYINDPRVTVVGKFIRKYSIDELPQLLNVIIGDMTLVGPRPALASESYQYSQHQFKRLNCKPGMTGLWQISGRADTSFTQQISLDLQYIRQQSFLFDIKILLGTIPAVISAKGAY is encoded by the coding sequence ATGAATAATCAAATCAATATTCAGCAGCATTATCCATTTTTAAATGAAAAATTAGTTATGCAATACTGGCGAAACTCTTCGGTTTCTTCAAGGCAATATGTTTATCACAAAAAAGTAAAAAGTATCAGGCAAAATGTTGGTATCCCTATACTACTACAGCAATTGATAGCGTTAGGTTTATTATTATTAAGCTTACCTTTATTACTCATTGTCGCTTTGTTTATATATATAGAAAATCCGGGCAAGGTGCTTTTTTGTCAAACTCGCATAGGTGAAAATGGACGTCACTTTAAGTTTTATAAATTCCGTTCAATGCGAGTAAATGGCTCCAATCAATCCCATAAAATTGATGCGAAATTAAGCCATCGTGATGGAATTTGTAAAAAATATATTAATGATCCTCGTGTAACAGTTGTCGGTAAGTTCATCCGTAAATACTCCATTGATGAACTACCGCAACTGTTAAATGTAATTATTGGTGATATGACGTTGGTAGGACCTCGGCCAGCATTAGCTAGTGAAAGTTATCAATACAGTCAACATCAATTTAAACGTTTAAATTGTAAGCCAGGTATGACGGGTCTATGGCAAATATCTGGTCGTGCCGACACCAGCTTCACTCAGCAAATATCATTAGATCTACAGTACATTCGTCAACAATCATTTTTATTTGATATCAAAATTTTACTTGGAACCATTCCTGCTGTTATCAGCGCAAAAGGTGCCTACTAA
- a CDS encoding O-antigen ligase family protein — MATTKLNKSTVEQKLVWYNITCTYLFFLSGSLYVTGCMLGWLLISNLILRWNVRPNTIKEPKVVPAIIWLWIAMMLIMLFTLFIAHANWDLGLLKTIKSTIGWMKGWALFPIFIFIGYFANINEKMLVRAVCKVSFYTLIFALVTILIYLFGASGEVYISPLQVIGGPGVEFFSVSLFGINPETGLPRWRFFGPWAPAAGFMACIYLVLCLQEHNNRWRVLGIAGCVVMILLSQSRAGLFIFIFLIPFTLFLDKALKLQSLLLLGLLLPIFIIFSDPITQLLFDHFDQIKQSRPGSTRVRAALADIAIQRWQSEAPIWGHGIVERGPKLVESMQIGSHHTWYGLLYVKGLVGLLCLAIPMTATSCYLFYLSVWRTNARIALALMVVFWLYSFYENLEILAFIFWPALIYIGLSLKPCPADKVHLSY; from the coding sequence ATGGCAACGACGAAACTTAACAAATCTACTGTTGAACAAAAGCTAGTTTGGTACAACATCACTTGTACCTATTTATTCTTTTTATCCGGTAGCTTGTACGTTACCGGCTGTATGCTTGGCTGGCTGTTAATATCAAATTTAATATTAAGATGGAATGTTCGGCCAAATACTATTAAAGAGCCGAAAGTTGTGCCGGCTATCATTTGGCTGTGGATAGCGATGATGCTAATCATGTTATTTACTCTATTTATAGCCCACGCTAACTGGGACTTAGGATTATTAAAAACAATCAAATCCACAATAGGTTGGATGAAAGGTTGGGCTTTGTTCCCTATTTTTATTTTCATAGGCTATTTTGCCAATATAAACGAAAAAATGTTAGTAAGAGCTGTTTGCAAAGTTAGCTTTTACACTCTGATATTTGCTCTTGTTACTATACTTATTTATCTATTTGGGGCGTCTGGAGAAGTATATATTTCTCCTTTACAAGTGATTGGCGGACCTGGTGTTGAATTTTTTTCGGTTAGTTTATTTGGTATTAACCCTGAAACGGGGTTACCAAGGTGGCGTTTTTTTGGCCCCTGGGCGCCTGCAGCAGGCTTTATGGCTTGTATTTACCTAGTACTTTGCCTTCAAGAACATAACAATCGATGGCGCGTTCTTGGTATCGCAGGTTGTGTGGTAATGATTTTATTATCGCAATCTCGAGCCGGTCTATTTATTTTTATTTTCTTGATCCCCTTCACGTTGTTCTTAGATAAAGCATTGAAACTGCAAAGCCTACTTTTACTAGGCTTATTGCTGCCAATATTCATCATATTTAGTGATCCAATAACGCAATTACTGTTTGATCATTTTGACCAAATCAAACAATCAAGACCTGGCTCAACTAGGGTAAGAGCAGCATTAGCAGATATCGCCATTCAACGCTGGCAAAGTGAAGCCCCTATATGGGGACATGGTATCGTTGAGCGCGGACCAAAACTAGTCGAAAGTATGCAAATAGGCTCTCATCATACGTGGTATGGACTTTTATACGTTAAGGGTTTAGTTGGCCTATTATGTCTTGCCATTCCAATGACCGCTACTAGCTGTTACTTATTTTATCTTAGCGTCTGGCGAACAAATGCACGTATTGCTCTTGCGTTAATGGTGGTCTTTTGGCTTTACAGCTTCTATGAAAACCTAGAGATTTTAGCTTTTATCTTTTGGCCAGCATTAATTTACATTGGCCTTAGTTTAAAGCCCTGCCCGGCAGACAAAGTACACCTTTCTTACTAA
- a CDS encoding DUF4382 domain-containing protein, whose amino-acid sequence MIKFSKSALALVISSSFFLIACDDDSTDSDPVAFSLSVSDAPVDNASKVVVCFSEITLKNEGKEFILPILPSDAGVDECLDQDDLPITENLAINLLDAQGSDSIEISETIDVEPGEYQMRVAVPDFSGSYVMTDEDGDGTDEKVLVEVPSQELKFSKFTVTQGGDANFTLEFDLRKSMNIPNKEGAAWHLKPNGVRLIDNNQAGHIAGIVPEASLCEGEDAATFVYLYEGIELDPKNLGDMYYHAESGDYLGEGEEPVASTEVIAEVQSDGSYEIGFVAIGEYSLALTCSTDLPESSEVLVFEQVIETTVVEKQTAQADFL is encoded by the coding sequence TTGATTAAATTTAGTAAATCAGCGTTAGCTCTAGTAATTTCATCTTCTTTTTTTCTAATAGCATGTGATGATGATTCAACAGATAGCGATCCAGTAGCGTTTAGTTTAAGTGTTTCTGATGCACCAGTAGATAATGCTTCAAAGGTTGTTGTTTGTTTCAGTGAGATAACGTTAAAAAATGAAGGTAAAGAATTTATCTTACCTATTTTACCAAGCGACGCTGGTGTTGATGAATGTTTAGACCAAGACGACCTGCCGATTACTGAAAACCTTGCTATTAACCTATTAGATGCTCAAGGTTCAGATTCAATTGAAATATCTGAAACAATTGATGTTGAGCCTGGTGAATACCAAATGCGTGTTGCCGTACCAGACTTTAGTGGTTCATATGTTATGACTGATGAAGATGGTGATGGTACTGACGAAAAAGTGCTTGTTGAAGTTCCTTCGCAAGAGTTGAAGTTTAGCAAATTCACGGTTACACAAGGCGGTGACGCTAACTTTACCCTAGAATTTGATTTACGAAAAAGCATGAACATTCCTAATAAAGAAGGCGCGGCCTGGCATTTAAAACCTAATGGCGTACGTTTAATTGATAATAATCAAGCAGGTCACATTGCCGGTATAGTACCTGAGGCGTCATTATGTGAAGGTGAAGACGCTGCAACATTTGTATATTTATATGAAGGTATTGAGTTAGACCCTAAAAATTTAGGTGACATGTATTACCATGCTGAAAGTGGTGATTACTTAGGTGAAGGCGAAGAGCCAGTAGCTTCAACAGAAGTTATTGCAGAAGTGCAATCTGACGGTAGTTATGAGATTGGTTTTGTTGCAATTGGTGAGTATTCTTTAGCATTAACTTGTTCAACAGATTTACCAGAAAGCTCGGAAGTATTAGTATTTGAGCAAGTAATTGAAACAACTGTTGTTGAAAAACAAACAGCTCAAGCTGATTTTTTATAA
- a CDS encoding polysaccharide biosynthesis/export family protein, which yields MFNVFSNISSNRPFLCENKFMYLAIASIFITSVFSCTQTDSIESPQHSQPDFYGNDKATGTHISQQTSAKYVFATAKTCEKFQNFAAPEHYIVDKPLLLKHAAPASFPNANDPALLNGLSPGDMVSISIENGEGFNGNYIINSNGLINIPLLPPIDVLGLPTNVVAERISIEFIKKEIFKAATANVTVQVLHWSEIEVSVSGAVFNPGRVLINETLPQKLEQNILSYGDHSNKRLLSEALRAAAGIRPDAKLDQIILLRKGWRLEADMTGILTGEPVTDYPLITGDRIIVPTTGCFQSNLVRPSQITPKGFRIFMSNLIAPAMSNSNAAVGRYSANVPYGTRLLQSAISANCVGGKQWTNAPRKVVLVSVNPLTKQTQVIERSIEELIRKSNRESINPYLMPNDAVACYDSDVTNLRDIANTIADIIIPFKLL from the coding sequence ATGTTCAATGTCTTTTCTAATATAAGTTCAAACCGCCCTTTTCTTTGCGAAAACAAATTTATGTATTTAGCAATTGCGAGCATATTTATTACCTCAGTGTTTTCTTGTACACAAACAGACTCAATAGAGAGTCCTCAGCATTCGCAACCAGACTTTTATGGCAATGACAAAGCTACTGGTACTCATATTAGTCAGCAAACCTCGGCCAAATATGTGTTTGCAACGGCCAAAACATGTGAAAAATTCCAAAACTTTGCAGCCCCGGAACATTACATAGTCGATAAACCGCTGCTATTAAAACATGCCGCCCCAGCCAGCTTTCCTAATGCCAACGATCCCGCATTGTTAAACGGCTTAAGCCCAGGAGACATGGTGTCCATAAGCATAGAAAATGGTGAAGGTTTTAATGGTAATTACATCATTAACAGTAATGGCCTAATTAATATTCCATTATTACCTCCCATTGATGTTCTTGGCTTACCCACCAATGTTGTTGCCGAAAGAATTTCAATTGAATTTATCAAAAAAGAAATATTTAAGGCCGCTACAGCCAATGTAACGGTACAAGTTCTTCACTGGTCTGAAATTGAAGTATCGGTATCTGGCGCTGTATTTAACCCTGGTAGAGTTTTGATCAATGAAACCTTACCGCAAAAGCTTGAACAAAACATTTTGTCTTACGGTGATCACTCAAACAAAAGGTTACTATCTGAAGCTTTGCGGGCTGCGGCAGGGATTAGACCCGATGCAAAACTTGACCAAATAATTTTACTTCGTAAAGGTTGGCGCCTAGAGGCCGACATGACTGGAATACTAACGGGCGAACCTGTTACAGATTATCCATTAATCACTGGTGATCGAATTATTGTCCCTACTACCGGTTGCTTTCAATCAAACTTAGTAAGACCGAGTCAAATAACTCCAAAAGGTTTTCGTATTTTTATGTCTAACTTAATTGCCCCAGCTATGAGTAACTCAAATGCCGCGGTTGGACGCTACTCGGCAAATGTGCCCTATGGTACACGTTTATTGCAATCGGCTATTTCTGCTAACTGCGTAGGCGGTAAACAATGGACCAATGCTCCTAGAAAAGTGGTACTTGTAAGTGTCAATCCTCTCACTAAACAAACCCAAGTAATAGAGCGTTCCATTGAAGAGCTCATTAGAAAGTCCAATAGAGAATCCATTAATCCTTATTTAATGCCCAATGATGCTGTTGCTTGTTATGACTCTGATGTAACTAATCTTCGCGATATTGCAAACACCATTGCGGACATTATCATCCCCTTTAAACTATTGTAA
- a CDS encoding glutathione peroxidase produces the protein MTNLYDFSVINNTGETIPLLNYQNKVLLIVNTASACGFTPQYAGIEELYKKYKDQGFEVLAFPCNQFGKQEKGDDAEIKGFCDLNFNISFDLFSKVDVNGENADPLYDYLTEQAKGLLGSKSIKWNFTKFLVNREGKVIKRFGSIDKPEKIENDIKALL, from the coding sequence ATGACAAATTTGTATGATTTTTCAGTGATTAATAATACAGGCGAGACCATCCCGTTACTAAACTATCAAAATAAAGTGCTGCTAATTGTTAATACTGCAAGCGCCTGTGGTTTTACGCCACAATATGCTGGTATCGAAGAGCTTTATAAAAAATACAAAGACCAAGGTTTTGAAGTATTGGCCTTCCCATGTAATCAATTTGGCAAGCAAGAAAAAGGTGATGATGCTGAAATCAAAGGATTTTGTGATTTAAATTTTAATATCAGTTTTGATTTATTTTCAAAAGTTGATGTTAATGGAGAAAATGCAGATCCTTTGTACGACTACCTTACCGAGCAAGCAAAAGGCTTATTAGGCAGTAAAAGTATTAAATGGAATTTCACTAAATTTTTAGTAAACCGAGAAGGTAAAGTGATTAAACGTTTTGGTAGTATTGATAAGCCAGAAAAAATTGAAAACGATATTAAAGCATTACTCTAA
- the sbcB gene encoding exodeoxyribonuclease I, which yields MNSNTPTIFWHDYETWGISPKLDKPSQFAGIRTDYDLNIIGEPEMFYCQPPADYLPNPGACMVTGITPQKAQREGVTEAEFAARIQKIFTVPNTCVAGYNSVRFDDEVSRYLFYRNFYDAYAREWQNGNSRWDIIDMARLCHAVAPEGINWPVNDEGRVSFRLELLTAENGISHEAAHDAMSDVYATIALAKLIKEKQPKLYSFVFGIRTKQEVNKHINLFEMTPFLHTSSKISPDQRNTSWYMPIDSDPVNKNAITCIDLSKDISPLFDLTADEIKERLYTRHDELKAEGKLPIPVKQVHINKCPIVAPAKVLTPERAALISIDRELCLANWKQLKDQAETLKDKLAEVFSKDFGDETVDPEHALYGGSFFSAADKEKMAMIHEMPAEKLGTYPFNFIDPRLDTLLFRFRARNYPLTLTVDEQQKWQQYTQNKLQSGENGLSYDEYMLEIENYAHKFEENKPKMAVLKALYDYVQG from the coding sequence TTGAACTCAAACACACCAACTATCTTCTGGCACGATTATGAAACTTGGGGCATATCTCCAAAGCTTGATAAACCTTCACAATTTGCAGGAATTCGCACCGACTATGATTTAAACATTATCGGCGAACCAGAAATGTTTTATTGTCAGCCACCTGCCGATTACTTGCCTAATCCTGGTGCTTGTATGGTTACAGGGATAACTCCGCAAAAAGCACAACGTGAAGGTGTTACAGAAGCTGAATTTGCCGCTCGAATACAAAAGATTTTTACCGTACCTAATACCTGTGTGGCTGGTTATAATTCAGTACGTTTTGATGATGAAGTGTCACGTTATTTGTTTTATCGCAACTTTTACGATGCCTATGCGCGTGAGTGGCAAAACGGTAATAGCCGTTGGGATATTATTGATATGGCGCGCTTATGCCATGCTGTAGCACCTGAAGGTATTAATTGGCCAGTAAATGATGAAGGCAGAGTTAGTTTTAGACTAGAACTGTTAACTGCTGAAAATGGCATTAGCCATGAGGCTGCGCATGATGCTATGAGCGATGTGTACGCAACCATTGCTTTAGCTAAGTTAATAAAAGAAAAGCAACCAAAGCTTTACAGTTTTGTATTTGGTATACGCACCAAACAAGAAGTTAATAAACACATTAACTTATTTGAAATGACGCCGTTTTTACATACCTCATCAAAGATATCACCCGACCAACGTAATACCAGTTGGTATATGCCGATTGACTCTGATCCCGTGAACAAGAATGCAATCACTTGTATTGATTTATCAAAAGACATTTCACCGTTGTTTGATTTAACTGCAGATGAAATTAAAGAGCGTTTATATACACGTCATGATGAGTTAAAAGCTGAAGGTAAACTCCCTATTCCAGTTAAGCAAGTACACATTAATAAGTGCCCTATTGTAGCCCCGGCAAAAGTATTAACGCCAGAGCGAGCTGCTTTAATCAGTATTGATAGAGAATTATGCTTAGCAAACTGGAAGCAGTTAAAAGATCAAGCTGAAACGTTAAAAGACAAATTAGCTGAAGTTTTCTCAAAAGACTTTGGCGACGAAACAGTTGATCCCGAACACGCTCTTTATGGAGGTAGTTTTTTCAGTGCTGCTGATAAAGAAAAAATGGCAATGATCCATGAAATGCCAGCGGAGAAATTAGGCACTTACCCATTTAACTTTATTGATCCACGTTTGGACACATTATTGTTTCGCTTTAGAGCGAGAAACTACCCGTTAACATTAACTGTCGATGAACAGCAAAAATGGCAGCAATATACTCAAAATAAATTGCAAAGTGGTGAAAACGGCTTAAGTTACGATGAATACATGCTTGAAATAGAAAATTATGCTCATAAGTTTGAGGAAAACAAACCTAAAATGGCGGTATTAAAAGCTTTATATGACTACGTGCAAGGTTAA
- a CDS encoding polysaccharide pyruvyl transferase family protein yields MTNTAKALLVGFYGKQNLGDDALLLATAWANKHILKNEQAQCTASAPINLNDFKQTQATLKAKQKFPGQNRLLQYQLAWKSQQIVLGGGSVLHSAHDLNIKRLMLKLSSKFKLTSQQERQHMAVGVGIEAFADDKAEAACKKFLSECPFIGLRDKDSYQRAKQLSPDANISLTFDLAPLLLCHSHIVDYKKQLLSKPKFQRKRYGIAINLCSIPSDNLGNANKDTEQRIISQYAKLICKLLKTTEQHITLISLNAEPMINHNRLNDDCLLQKVKDTVAENTEDKFSLYRLHIIKYHGDPLNMVKILSTFKLVIAMRLHALILSYINKTPVIAINYHQKCQAWCQQIGIANQNQTLPENTDLTALLTTIHNGLKHGFTPPKLPVRTALQQSLKNWRLSDEQIEYYCRNSAL; encoded by the coding sequence ATGACAAATACGGCTAAGGCACTACTTGTTGGTTTCTATGGTAAACAAAATTTAGGTGATGACGCCCTATTGCTTGCTACTGCTTGGGCTAACAAACACATATTAAAGAATGAACAAGCCCAATGTACTGCTAGTGCTCCTATAAATTTAAACGATTTTAAACAGACACAAGCAACGCTTAAAGCGAAACAGAAATTTCCCGGACAAAACCGTTTATTGCAATACCAATTAGCATGGAAAAGCCAGCAAATTGTGTTAGGCGGGGGCTCTGTACTTCATAGTGCACATGATCTAAATATTAAACGGTTAATGCTAAAATTGAGTTCCAAATTTAAACTAACCTCACAGCAAGAACGCCAACATATGGCGGTAGGCGTTGGTATTGAAGCCTTTGCTGATGACAAAGCAGAAGCTGCTTGCAAAAAGTTTTTATCAGAATGCCCATTTATTGGCTTACGTGATAAAGATAGCTATCAAAGGGCAAAGCAACTTTCACCCGATGCAAATATTTCATTAACTTTCGATTTGGCTCCACTACTACTTTGTCATAGCCACATAGTAGATTATAAAAAACAATTGCTCAGTAAACCTAAATTTCAAAGAAAACGTTATGGCATAGCGATTAACTTGTGCTCTATTCCTTCTGATAATTTAGGGAATGCTAATAAGGACACTGAGCAACGAATTATTTCTCAATATGCAAAACTCATTTGCAAACTGCTAAAAACCACAGAGCAGCATATAACGTTAATAAGTCTTAATGCCGAACCGATGATAAATCACAATCGTTTAAATGATGATTGTCTGTTGCAAAAGGTAAAAGACACTGTTGCGGAAAATACAGAAGATAAGTTTTCGTTATATCGTTTACATATAATAAAGTACCACGGCGATCCATTAAATATGGTCAAGATCTTAAGTACATTTAAACTCGTTATTGCCATGCGTTTACATGCACTTATCTTAAGTTATATCAATAAAACCCCTGTAATCGCCATAAATTACCATCAAAAATGTCAAGCTTGGTGCCAACAAATTGGTATTGCTAATCAGAATCAAACATTACCAGAAAACACTGATCTAACGGCTCTGTTAACAACAATACATAATGGTTTAAAGCATGGTTTTACACCTCCTAAATTACCTGTACGAACTGCTTTACAGCAATCTTTAAAGAATTGGAGACTAAGTGATGAACAAATTGAATATTACTGTCGTAATTCCGCTTTATAA